A stretch of Microbulbifer sp. SAOS-129_SWC DNA encodes these proteins:
- a CDS encoding sulfotransferase, whose translation MSKTLHFISGLPRSGSTLLAGILRQNPRFHAAMSSPVAGLINGALEQMGAGSEFYTFFDENRRKRICRALFDAYYANTSTSAATASEVIFDTNRLWTARLHQLVELFDDFKVICCVRNPAWIMDSFEVIYRNNPFDYSRMFNAASRQTVYSRCEALMGGSTVGSAWMALKEAYYGEYSSRLLLVDYDLLTQHPAKALELIYRFLGEADFHHNFDDVEYEDGEFDYKLGVKGLHSVRRKVEFKPRRSILPPDLFTKYQEMDFWQDSTGTAANIIAKQQNKIREQENA comes from the coding sequence ATGTCAAAAACGCTACATTTTATTTCCGGGCTGCCCCGCTCCGGCTCGACCCTGCTGGCCGGCATACTGCGCCAGAACCCCCGCTTTCATGCTGCCATGAGCAGTCCGGTAGCCGGTCTGATCAACGGTGCGTTGGAACAGATGGGCGCCGGCAGCGAGTTTTACACTTTTTTCGATGAGAACAGGCGCAAGCGTATTTGCCGCGCGCTGTTCGATGCCTACTACGCGAACACATCCACCTCTGCCGCAACCGCCTCCGAGGTGATTTTCGATACCAACCGTCTGTGGACCGCGCGACTGCACCAGCTGGTAGAGCTGTTTGATGATTTCAAGGTGATCTGCTGTGTACGCAACCCGGCCTGGATCATGGACAGCTTTGAGGTGATCTACCGCAACAACCCGTTCGACTATAGCCGTATGTTCAACGCCGCCAGTCGCCAGACGGTCTACAGCCGCTGCGAGGCACTGATGGGTGGCAGCACGGTCGGCAGTGCCTGGATGGCGCTGAAAGAGGCCTACTACGGTGAGTACTCAAGCAGGCTACTACTCGTGGACTACGACCTGCTGACACAGCACCCGGCCAAAGCGCTGGAATTGATTTATCGCTTTCTCGGGGAAGCGGACTTTCACCACAATTTCGATGACGTCGAGTACGAAGACGGCGAGTTCGACTACAAGCTGGGGGTCAAGGGGCTACACAGCGTGCGCCGCAAAGTGGAATTCAAACCCCGCCGCAGCATCCTGCCGCCAGACCTTTTCACCAAATACCAGGAAATGGATTTCTGGCAGGACAGCACCGGTACCGCTGCCAATATTATTGCCAAACAGCAGAATAAAATCAGGGAACAAGAAAATGCATAG
- a CDS encoding tail fiber protein has translation MDPFIGEIRQLPFNSAPRGWALCDGQLLPISQNTALFSIIGTTYGGNGTTTFALPDLRGRVAPGAGQAPGFQYWELGTVRGEGAVTLTSAEMPQHNHGMHGLDQTGDTNQPSNTAFLGQDGGRGGQGSINFLAPPETQPDATLTPEVLSLSGESQAHENRQPFLSVNYCIALTGIFPSRS, from the coding sequence ATGGATCCATTTATCGGCGAAATTCGGCAACTTCCTTTTAACTCGGCCCCACGTGGCTGGGCACTGTGCGACGGACAGCTGCTGCCCATCAGCCAGAACACCGCGCTATTTTCTATTATCGGTACCACCTACGGCGGCAACGGAACAACGACATTTGCGCTCCCCGATCTCAGAGGGCGCGTTGCGCCTGGCGCTGGCCAGGCACCGGGGTTCCAATACTGGGAGCTCGGGACCGTACGGGGTGAAGGGGCGGTAACCCTCACGTCCGCGGAGATGCCTCAGCACAATCACGGTATGCATGGCCTCGATCAGACCGGAGATACAAATCAACCATCGAACACCGCCTTCCTGGGGCAGGACGGTGGCCGCGGCGGCCAGGGAAGCATCAATTTTCTCGCACCGCCTGAAACCCAACCCGATGCCACCTTGACGCCCGAGGTGCTGTCGCTCAGCGGGGAAAGCCAGGCGCACGAAAACCGGCAACCTTTCCTGAGTGTGAATTACTGTATCGCGCTGACGGGCATATTCCCGTCGAGAAGCTAG
- a CDS encoding tail fiber protein, producing MSESFVGEIRIFAGNYAPKGWAFCHGQLLAVSENDALFSLLGTIYGGDGRNTFALPDLRGRLPVGEGQGNGLSPRRLGQKFGQDSVTLTQAQLPAHRHDFVATTAAAESASPSGALFANTGGENPYVSSATTPQPRTMDPRTITATGGSQAHDNTMPSLAVNYIISLWGIYPARN from the coding sequence ATGAGTGAATCATTTGTGGGAGAGATCCGTATCTTCGCCGGCAACTATGCGCCAAAAGGCTGGGCGTTTTGTCACGGCCAGCTATTAGCCGTAAGTGAAAACGATGCTCTGTTTTCGTTGCTCGGCACAATTTACGGTGGTGATGGCCGCAACACCTTTGCGCTGCCGGATCTGCGCGGGCGCCTCCCGGTCGGCGAGGGACAAGGGAACGGACTGTCACCGCGCCGTTTGGGGCAGAAGTTCGGCCAGGACAGCGTCACTCTGACTCAAGCACAGTTACCCGCACACCGTCACGACTTTGTCGCCACCACGGCCGCCGCCGAAAGCGCAAGCCCGTCGGGCGCTCTATTCGCGAACACCGGCGGCGAAAACCCGTATGTCTCATCGGCCACCACTCCTCAACCAAGAACCATGGATCCACGGACTATCACTGCCACTGGGGGCAGCCAGGCGCATGACAACACCATGCCCAGCCTCGCCGTGAATTACATCATCAGCCTGTGGGGAATCTATCCGGCTCGCAACTAA
- a CDS encoding tail fiber protein, producing MAEPFLGEINFFPYGFTPNKWMSCDGQLLPIMQYQSLYALLGNQFGGDGRTTFALPDLRGRVPMHPDDVTPQGAKAGEENVTLTKNQIPHHNHTVAASTAGGTLKQYDGSLFASASGTDTKFYATSGAMQTLNTATVSSAGGSQSHPNCQPSLVGNYCIAVEGLFPSFS from the coding sequence ATGGCTGAACCCTTCCTCGGGGAAATCAACTTTTTCCCCTACGGCTTCACCCCGAATAAATGGATGTCATGCGATGGCCAGCTCTTGCCGATCATGCAGTACCAGTCGCTATATGCGCTATTGGGAAACCAGTTCGGTGGCGACGGCAGGACGACCTTTGCACTGCCCGATCTGCGCGGGCGGGTCCCCATGCACCCCGACGACGTTACGCCACAGGGCGCCAAGGCCGGTGAGGAAAATGTAACCCTGACGAAAAACCAGATCCCGCACCACAACCACACGGTGGCGGCATCCACCGCGGGCGGCACGCTCAAGCAGTATGACGGCAGTCTGTTCGCGTCCGCTTCCGGAACCGACACAAAGTTTTATGCGACATCGGGAGCCATGCAGACACTGAATACGGCGACTGTGTCGTCGGCTGGTGGATCACAGTCCCACCCCAACTGCCAGCCTTCTCTGGTAGGGAATTACTGCATCGCCGTTGAAGGCCTTTTCCCGAGCTTCAGCTGA
- a CDS encoding N-acetyltransferase gives MLSALALPSELDLRPATGSDQKFRQRLFASTRQHLQQLPLPDTQIELLLEQQYRLQQVHYAQQWPAAQTQVILQSGREIGAVTVDEGACGLHIIDIALEPPARGQGYGTSVLRALQASAEKEGLTISLSVDRQNLKAQKLYRALGFRVNGTSTTHNSMLWKTPNTAVPDGREGPRPTADSEILYG, from the coding sequence ATGTTGAGTGCCCTCGCCCTGCCCAGTGAGCTCGATCTGCGCCCGGCAACGGGCTCCGACCAGAAATTCCGCCAACGGCTGTTCGCTTCAACGCGACAGCACCTGCAGCAACTGCCATTGCCGGACACGCAAATCGAACTTCTTTTAGAGCAGCAGTACCGACTTCAGCAGGTGCACTATGCCCAGCAATGGCCGGCCGCACAGACGCAGGTGATTCTGCAATCGGGCCGTGAGATTGGAGCCGTCACGGTCGATGAAGGGGCATGCGGACTGCATATCATCGATATCGCTCTCGAGCCCCCCGCCCGTGGCCAAGGTTACGGAACATCAGTATTGCGCGCCCTGCAGGCATCGGCCGAAAAGGAAGGTTTGACGATCAGCCTGTCAGTGGACCGGCAAAACCTGAAGGCGCAAAAACTCTATCGCGCGCTTGGTTTTCGAGTAAATGGAACCTCTACCACCCATAATTCCATGCTTTGGAAAACGCCGAACACGGCAGTACCCGATGGGCGTGAGGGGCCGAGGCCGACTGCGGATAGTGAAATTTTGTACGGCTAA
- a CDS encoding lipase family protein has protein sequence MRALECRLINASIACYAIKDGSLPADNPNLKALGLQPGTKPTVFVNGPEQINAGFVAEIEDGWVVLALRGTLPPFNGNFWAWVDDWLQDFEAGPTDWIVNGQTFGRVETGFADALLSIWGQVESAIAKIDLTSKQGILITGHSKGAAMTFLAASLLKSAHPHILIENCCFAAPLTCDATFRTNYDALGLRPFTVRYQNEYDLVPYLPWWPVLALLANAQRRNLGEVSPRLASENWPEAGSNLYTPVGILRYLGPDCVTEYGEKAERDAWDAMKYALDHLEFEKIVDAHSASGRYLKCVCG, from the coding sequence ATGCGAGCACTGGAATGCCGCCTGATCAATGCATCAATTGCCTGCTACGCCATCAAGGATGGAAGCCTTCCCGCGGACAACCCAAACCTGAAAGCACTGGGTCTACAGCCGGGCACAAAGCCGACGGTGTTTGTGAATGGTCCGGAACAGATCAACGCCGGCTTTGTCGCCGAGATTGAGGATGGCTGGGTGGTACTGGCCCTGCGCGGCACCCTGCCACCATTCAACGGCAACTTCTGGGCCTGGGTAGACGACTGGCTACAGGATTTTGAAGCGGGCCCGACCGACTGGATCGTCAACGGCCAGACATTCGGCCGCGTAGAAACCGGCTTTGCCGACGCCCTGCTCAGTATTTGGGGGCAGGTAGAAAGCGCTATCGCCAAGATCGACCTGACATCGAAACAGGGGATACTGATCACCGGCCACTCCAAGGGCGCGGCCATGACTTTCCTCGCAGCCTCACTGCTGAAAAGTGCCCATCCGCATATCCTGATAGAAAACTGCTGCTTTGCCGCGCCCCTGACCTGCGACGCAACCTTCCGTACCAATTACGACGCCCTCGGCCTGCGCCCCTTTACCGTGCGCTACCAGAACGAATACGACCTGGTGCCCTACCTTCCCTGGTGGCCCGTCCTCGCACTGCTGGCCAACGCGCAGCGGCGGAATCTGGGAGAAGTCTCGCCGCGGCTGGCGAGTGAAAACTGGCCCGAGGCGGGCAGCAATCTCTATACACCGGTAGGAATACTGCGCTATCTGGGTCCCGACTGTGTGACGGAATACGGCGAAAAGGCCGAGCGGGATGCCTGGGATGCGATGAAGTATGCCCTCGATCATCTCGAGTTCGAGAAAATTGTCGACGCGCACTCGGCTTCCGGACGCTATTTGAAGTGCGTGTGCGGCTGA
- a CDS encoding LuxR C-terminal-related transcriptional regulator — translation MPPSIRDRIHRIWDRLAEFPEPQLSTLGLQYLLGSVSELIDAHHAYWLSSLHLRYRDEEQDPMLGWRPGPVFHYREMPEDRAFYRKQVKATEDGNYIPQESTINHLRQAGNFRATLLRDHVSPEFFRSEHYQNHFLARGISDTLYVVAPVNTDTEVYFCFNRIGTQHPFDTTDLDIAADTIRCLGWFHKKVLLGHGLLVAHKPLTATERKVMQYLLTELAEKQIAERLKQKPDTTHKHICNIYRKFNINSRAALMAIWLGRSN, via the coding sequence ATGCCCCCATCCATTCGCGACAGAATCCACCGGATATGGGATCGACTGGCCGAGTTCCCCGAACCACAGCTGAGCACTCTGGGGCTGCAATACCTGCTGGGATCCGTTAGCGAACTGATCGACGCCCACCACGCCTACTGGCTGAGCAGCCTGCATTTGCGCTACCGGGATGAAGAACAGGATCCGATGCTCGGCTGGAGGCCGGGACCAGTGTTTCATTACAGGGAGATGCCCGAAGACCGGGCATTTTACAGGAAACAGGTGAAGGCAACGGAGGACGGAAACTACATCCCGCAAGAGAGCACGATCAATCACCTCCGCCAGGCGGGTAACTTTCGCGCCACGCTGTTACGCGACCATGTGTCCCCGGAATTTTTCCGCAGCGAACACTATCAAAATCATTTTCTGGCCCGCGGTATCTCCGATACGCTCTATGTGGTTGCACCGGTCAACACCGATACCGAAGTCTACTTCTGCTTCAATCGCATCGGCACGCAGCACCCATTCGACACCACCGACCTGGACATTGCCGCAGACACCATCCGCTGCCTGGGCTGGTTCCACAAAAAGGTACTGCTGGGGCACGGTCTGCTGGTCGCCCACAAGCCACTCACCGCAACAGAAAGGAAGGTCATGCAATACCTGCTGACCGAGTTGGCGGAAAAGCAGATCGCCGAAAGACTGAAACAGAAACCCGACACCACACACAAGCATATCTGCAACATCTACCGCAAGTTCAATATCAACAGCCGCGCCGCCCTGATGGCCATTTGGCTCGGACGCTCCAACTGA